AAGTTTCAAAATTAGTTTATGCTAGTAGTAGCAGTGTTTACGGTAATAGTAAAGAGGTCCCTTTTACAGAAAAACAGTCTGTAGATGAGCCCATAAGTATTTATGCAGCGACTAAGAAATCTAATGAGTTAATGGCGCATACGTATAGTCATCTATTTAATATAGAGACTGTAGGATTACGATTTTTTACCGTTTACGGGCCTTGGGGAAGACCAGATATGGCAATGTTTTTATTTACAGATGCTATACTCAATAAGAAACCTATTAAAGTTTTTAACGAAGGTAATCTTTCACGAGACTTCACATTCATATCAGACATCATAGATGGTGTGATGGCAGTGATTTCGGGTTCATCAAAGTCTAAAAATGAAATTTATAATATTGGAAATAGTAAACCTGTCAAGTTATTAGATTTTATTTCAGCATTAGAGGACGAAATAGGTGTAACTGCGATAAAGGAAATGATGCCTATGCAAGATGGCGATGTGCATAGAACATGGGCAGATGTTTCCTCACTACAGAAAGATTTTGGCTATGAGCCTTCAGTTGCTGTTGCTGAGGGGATTGCAGCTTTTGTAACTTGGTTCAAATCTTATTATGTAAAGTCTTAAGTACGCTTTCGCGAAAGCGTAAAAAAAAACCACAATTACCTTATTATTCAAACCGCTATATTTGCGATTTGCTAGAAATTTGATATAAATGAAGATTAAGAATATTTGCTGTATTGGTGCAGGGTACGTAGGAGGTCCTACGATGTCTGTGATAGCATTAAAGTGTCCAGATATTAAGGTAACTGTAGTGGATCTTAATGAAAAACGTATTGCCGCTTGGAATGATGAAAATTTGGACAACTTACCAATTTATGAGCCAGGACTTGCCGAAGTAGTAGGAGAGGCTAGAGGAAGGAATTTATTTTTCTCAACAGAAGTAGATAAGGCAATAGATGAAGCAGATCTTATTTTTATCTCTGTTAACACACCAACAAAGACTTACGGTGTAGGAAAAGGTATGGCTGCCGATCTCAAGTATATCGAACTATGTGCGCGCCAAATTGCAAGAGTTGCAACGTCTGACAAGATTGTAGTGGAAAAGTCAACACTTCCGGTACGCACGGCAGAAGCACTTCAAAATATCTTACATAATACGGGGAATGGCGTGCGCTTTGATATTTTATCAAATCCTGAGTTTCTGGCAGAAGGAACTGCAATTCAAGATTTGTTAAATGCAGACCGTGTTTTAATAGGTGGAGCCTCTACACCAGAAGGAATAAAAGCAACAGATGCTCTTGCGGAGATATATGCACAATGGTTGCCTGAAGAACGTATTTTGAGAACCAATGTATGGTCTTCAGAGCTTTCTAAACTTACGGCCAATGCTTTCTTAGCGCAACGAGTTTCCTCTATAAATGCCATGTCAGAACTTTGTGAAGTTACTGGAGCAGATATTCAAGAAGTAGCTAGAGCAGTAGGTACAGATTCTCGTATAGGCCCTAAATTTTTAAAAGCTTCTGTAGGTTTTGGAGGGTCTTGTTTCCAGAAAGACATTTTAAATCTTGTTTATATTGCCAAAACGTATGGACTTGATGAAGTAGCCGATTATTGGGAACAGGTAATTATTATGAATGATTATCAAAAAAGACGATTTGCAGAGAAGATAGTGAAGACGCTTTTTAACACAGTTTCTGGAAAAAAAATAGCGCTACTAGGTTGGGCTTTCAAAAAGGATACTAATGATACCCGAGAATCTGCAGCCATTTATGTAGCAGATTATTTACTCAATGAACAAGCGGAAGTAGTGATTTATGATCCAAAGGTTTCTAAAGAACAGGTTTTAGCAGATTTAGATTATTTAAATTCTCGTTCTGAAGCTGAAAATAGAGCACTTGTTACAGTGGTTACAGATCCTATAGAGGCTTGTGACAATGCGCATGCTATTGCGATTATGACTGAGTGGGATGAATTTATAGGATATGACTGGCAAGAAATTTATAACCAGATGCAAAAGCCTGCGTTTATTTTTGATGGAAGGGCTATATTTGCGATAGATGAAATGAAGGAGATTGGGTTTGAAATGTATGTAATAGGGCTTGGGTAGCCATTAATGCTTAGATTTCTATTTACTCTCAATAACAGATTAATGGCGTTATTTATTTGTTTATTCTTTATAGAAAGGGAAATTTGTTGTGATAGTCTATTTAAAAAAGAATAGAAACATAACTTCAGTTATATAAAAACCATTTAGATGAATTTAAAAGACAAATCAATTTTAATTACAGGAGGAACGGGATCTCTTGGAAAGGCACTTACTTCACATATCTTAAAAAATAGTCCAGATATTAAAAGGCTAGTCATCTTTTCAAGAGATGAACAGAAGCAATTTGATATGGCTCAAGAATACCCAGTCTCAGAATATCCTCAAATACGTTTTTTTATCGGTGATATTAGAGATTATGATAGAGTGAAAAGAGCATTAAAAGGAATAGACTACGTAATTCATGCCGCGGCAATGAAACATGTCCCTATTGCCGAATACAACCCGATGGAATGTGTTAAAACGAATATTTTGGGAGCAGAGAATTTGATTAATGCTTGTCTTGAGACTGAAGTTACTAGAGTTGTAGCTTTATCGACTGACAAAGCTGCTGCTCCTGTAAACTTATATGGAGCAACAAAACTAGCATCTGATAAATTGTTTGTTGCGGCTAATAATATTACAGGATGGAACCCAATTAAATTTAGCGTAGTACGCTATGGAAATGTAATGGGGTCTAATGGTTCTGTTATTCCCTTTTTCTTAAAAAAAAGAAAAGAAGGAGTTCTTCCTATAACAGTAGAATCTATGACACGATTTAATATTTCCTTACAGGGTGGTGTTGATATGGTGATGCATGCTCTAGAACATGCTTGGGGTGGTGAAATATTTGTTCCAAAAATACCTAGTTATAAAATTATGGATATTGCAGAGGCCATAGGTCCTGAATGTGATAAGCCTATTATAGGAATAAGACCAGGAGAAAAAATTCATGAGGAAATGATCACTAGCTCTGATTCATTTTACACCTATGATTTGGGTAAATATTATACCATATTGCCGGCTACTCACAAATGGAATTTGGAAGAATTTATATCTAGTTTTGATGCCAAAAGAGTTGAAGATGGATTTAAGTATAATAGTGGGGAAAATGATGATTGGGAAACAGTAGAAGGACTTCGTAAGCTAATAGTTGAACATGTTGATTCTGATTTTAAAGTTTAATTAATAATATGTCAAACCTAATACCTTACGGAAGGCAGAATATTACTCAAGAGGATATACTTGCAGTGACAGAAGCACTTCAATCAGATTACCTTACACAAGGACCACGCATAGCTCAGTTTGAAGTGGAATTTGCAGCTTACGTTGGTGCAAAATATGCAGTAGCTGTTTCTAACGGTACTGCAGCACTACATTTAAATGCACTAGCTTTAGGTGTGAAGCCTGGAGATAAGGTTATTACAACATCTCTTACTTTTGCTGCGTCAGCAAATTGTATTAGATACTGTGGAGGTGATGTTGTTTTTGCAGATATTGATCCAGAGACTTATTTGTTAGATATTAATTCAGTACGTTCTTTATTAGAAAAGTCTCCAAAAGGAACCTATCAAGGATTAGTTCCAGTAGATTTTGCTGGAAGAGCAGTAGATCTTGAGGCTTTTAGAGCCCTTGCAGATGAGTACGGTCTCTGGATTATAGAAGATAGTTGCCATTCACCAGGAGGTTATTTTATAGATAGCACAGGGGAGAAGCAACACTGCGGTAATGGTAATTTTGCAGATTTAGCAATATTCTCATTTCATCCTGTAAAGCATATTGCATGTGGTGAAGGAGGAATGATAACTACAAATGACGAGTCACTTTACAAAAAGCTTTTAGCACTTAGAACTCATGGAATTGTAAAGGACGATGACTTGTATACTAACAGTGTGGAGTTCGCTTCCGCGAAAGCGAGTACAGAACAATATCCTGCTTGGTATATGGAAATGCAAATGTTAGGGTACAACTATAGAATTACTGATTTTCAGGCAGCATTAGGTTCCAGCCAGCTGTTAAGAGCAAACAGCGGTATAGAGAGAAGAATTCAGATAGCGCAGCAATATTTTAAAGCCTTTGAAGGAAAGAGCTATATTCATGGTCAAAGTGGAGTAATTGAAGGTCATGCATATCATTTATATGTGATTGAGGTAAATGATCGATTAGGGCTATATAACTACTTGAGAGAACATAGTATTTATGCTCAAATACACTATATCCCTTGTCATCTAATGCCATATTATAGAGATTTAGGATGGAAAGAAGGTGATTTACCTCTAGTTGAGGCTTATTATGGACAGTGTATAAGCTTGCCTATGTTTCCTACATTAACAGATACAGAGCAGCAATTTGTTGTTGATACAATAGATAGTTTTTATAATGAATAGTATCTGTATCATACCAGCTCGGGGAGGTAGCAAACGTATTCCTAGAAAAAATATTAAATCCTTTTTAGGAAAGCCTATCATTGCTTACTCTATAGAAGCAGCTATAAAATCACAGCTATTTGATGAGATTATGGTTTCTACAGATGATGAGGAGATAGCTGCTATTGCAAAGGATTACGGTGCAGTAGTACCTACGATGCGATCTGCACAAAACGCAAATGATCATGCAACTACTTTTGACGTATTAGATGAAGTATTGGAATATTATTCATCTTCATTAAATAGAAAATTTGATTATGCCTGCTGTATTTATCCCACCGCACCATTTGTTACAAATGTGACTTTATTTAAAGCTTTTGAAACCTTAAAGAAAGAAAATTTTGATACTGTTTTTCCAGTAATGAGATTTGGATTTCCTATTCAAAGAGCATTGAAAAAAACAAGCTCTCATAAAATTGAATTTTTTAATGAAGAATTTCAAAACACTAGAAGTCAAGATCTAGAAGCTGCATATCACGATGCAGGTCAATTTTATTGGTTTCATGTAGAGAATTGCTTAAAAGCAAAAAGTTTGATTACAAATAACTGCGGTAGTATAGATATTAAAGAAACAGAAGGGCAGGATATTGATAATGAAATAGATTGGAAACTAGCAGAATTAAAATATGAACTCTTATAAGGCACTTTCACGACAAGAATTTTCTTCTGGAGAATTTAAAATTGTACCTATACGTTCTGAAGATCGTATAGATATTATGAAGTGGCGTAATGAACAAATGTACCATTTGCGTCAATCGCAACTTTTAACTTTAGAATCTCAGAATAAATATTTTAATACTACAGTAAAGTCTTTGTTCAATCAAGAAAAGCCTAAGCAGCTACTTTTTTCTTTTTTAAAAAATGATATCTGTATTGCTTATGGAGGTTTGGTTCATATTAATTGGGTAGATAAGAATGCAGAAATATCCTTTATTATGGATAGTACTCTAGAAAAAGAGTTTTTTGAAGACTTATGGTTTGTTTATCTAGGTTTAATTGAAAAAGTAGGTTTTCAGGAGTTAGATTTCCATAAAATTTTCACTTATGCCTTTGATTTAAGGCCTAGATTATATATAGCACTTGAAAAGGCTGGCTTCCATAAAGAAGTAACTTTAAAAGAACACTGTTTGTTTGAAGAGAAATTCATTGATGTTATTATTCATAGCTTAATTGCTGATTCATTTGTTTTGAAAAAGGCCACATTGAATGATGTACAAGCAACATTTAATTGGGCTAGTAATCCTGCAATTAGATCTTTTTCATTTAATCAAAATAAAATTCTACTTAAAGATCATATTAAATGGTTTAATAATAGACTAAGTGATAATAATTGTGAGTATTTTATCGCTTATGATGGAATTAATAGAGTAGGTTCAATTAGGTTTGATATTACTAATAACAATGCCTTATTAAGTTACTTAATAGATCCTGAGTTTCATGGTAAAGGATTTGGAACTCAAATATTAAAAGATGGAATAGCGAAGCTGAAAAATATTCGAAACGATGTAGATATAATTTCTGGATTTGTAATTCCTGAAAATAAAGCCTCAGTTTACATTTTTAACAAACTACAATTTGATGTAGAAACTGTTGAAGATAATTTATATTTTTCTTTGAAAATCAAGTAAAATTATGCGTTTAAATAATCAAACTTATATAATTGCTGAACTTTCTGCTAATCATGGCGGTCAATTAGATATTGCCTTAGACACAGTAAGAGCAGCAAAAAGGGCAGGAGCTGATGCCATTAAGCTACAAACTTATACCGCCGATACCATTACTTTAGATTGTGATAAACCAGATTTTAAAATTAATCAAGGTACACATTGGGATG
The genomic region above belongs to Dokdonia sp. Dokd-P16 and contains:
- a CDS encoding NAD-dependent epimerase, producing MKILVTGAAGFIGYHLCKRLLSEGHTVVGLDNINDYYDPQLKFDRLKELGVVKEQAEKWNTLSTSSLEDNFSFIRLNLQDRVEVPKLFKSNSFNQVCNLAAQAGVRYSIENPEVYVDTNIVGFLNILECCRDYKVSKLVYASSSSVYGNSKEVPFTEKQSVDEPISIYAATKKSNELMAHTYSHLFNIETVGLRFFTVYGPWGRPDMAMFLFTDAILNKKPIKVFNEGNLSRDFTFISDIIDGVMAVISGSSKSKNEIYNIGNSKPVKLLDFISALEDEIGVTAIKEMMPMQDGDVHRTWADVSSLQKDFGYEPSVAVAEGIAAFVTWFKSYYVKS
- a CDS encoding UDP-glucose 6-dehydrogenase; its protein translation is MKIKNICCIGAGYVGGPTMSVIALKCPDIKVTVVDLNEKRIAAWNDENLDNLPIYEPGLAEVVGEARGRNLFFSTEVDKAIDEADLIFISVNTPTKTYGVGKGMAADLKYIELCARQIARVATSDKIVVEKSTLPVRTAEALQNILHNTGNGVRFDILSNPEFLAEGTAIQDLLNADRVLIGGASTPEGIKATDALAEIYAQWLPEERILRTNVWSSELSKLTANAFLAQRVSSINAMSELCEVTGADIQEVARAVGTDSRIGPKFLKASVGFGGSCFQKDILNLVYIAKTYGLDEVADYWEQVIIMNDYQKRRFAEKIVKTLFNTVSGKKIALLGWAFKKDTNDTRESAAIYVADYLLNEQAEVVIYDPKVSKEQVLADLDYLNSRSEAENRALVTVVTDPIEACDNAHAIAIMTEWDEFIGYDWQEIYNQMQKPAFIFDGRAIFAIDEMKEIGFEMYVIGLG
- the pseB gene encoding UDP-N-acetylglucosamine 4,6-dehydratase (inverting), giving the protein MNLKDKSILITGGTGSLGKALTSHILKNSPDIKRLVIFSRDEQKQFDMAQEYPVSEYPQIRFFIGDIRDYDRVKRALKGIDYVIHAAAMKHVPIAEYNPMECVKTNILGAENLINACLETEVTRVVALSTDKAAAPVNLYGATKLASDKLFVAANNITGWNPIKFSVVRYGNVMGSNGSVIPFFLKKRKEGVLPITVESMTRFNISLQGGVDMVMHALEHAWGGEIFVPKIPSYKIMDIAEAIGPECDKPIIGIRPGEKIHEEMITSSDSFYTYDLGKYYTILPATHKWNLEEFISSFDAKRVEDGFKYNSGENDDWETVEGLRKLIVEHVDSDFKV
- the pseC gene encoding UDP-4-amino-4,6-dideoxy-N-acetyl-beta-L-altrosamine transaminase, coding for MSNLIPYGRQNITQEDILAVTEALQSDYLTQGPRIAQFEVEFAAYVGAKYAVAVSNGTAALHLNALALGVKPGDKVITTSLTFAASANCIRYCGGDVVFADIDPETYLLDINSVRSLLEKSPKGTYQGLVPVDFAGRAVDLEAFRALADEYGLWIIEDSCHSPGGYFIDSTGEKQHCGNGNFADLAIFSFHPVKHIACGEGGMITTNDESLYKKLLALRTHGIVKDDDLYTNSVEFASAKASTEQYPAWYMEMQMLGYNYRITDFQAALGSSQLLRANSGIERRIQIAQQYFKAFEGKSYIHGQSGVIEGHAYHLYVIEVNDRLGLYNYLREHSIYAQIHYIPCHLMPYYRDLGWKEGDLPLVEAYYGQCISLPMFPTLTDTEQQFVVDTIDSFYNE
- the pseF gene encoding pseudaminic acid cytidylyltransferase, whose protein sequence is MNSICIIPARGGSKRIPRKNIKSFLGKPIIAYSIEAAIKSQLFDEIMVSTDDEEIAAIAKDYGAVVPTMRSAQNANDHATTFDVLDEVLEYYSSSLNRKFDYACCIYPTAPFVTNVTLFKAFETLKKENFDTVFPVMRFGFPIQRALKKTSSHKIEFFNEEFQNTRSQDLEAAYHDAGQFYWFHVENCLKAKSLITNNCGSIDIKETEGQDIDNEIDWKLAELKYELL
- a CDS encoding GNAT family N-acetyltransferase yields the protein MNSYKALSRQEFSSGEFKIVPIRSEDRIDIMKWRNEQMYHLRQSQLLTLESQNKYFNTTVKSLFNQEKPKQLLFSFLKNDICIAYGGLVHINWVDKNAEISFIMDSTLEKEFFEDLWFVYLGLIEKVGFQELDFHKIFTYAFDLRPRLYIALEKAGFHKEVTLKEHCLFEEKFIDVIIHSLIADSFVLKKATLNDVQATFNWASNPAIRSFSFNQNKILLKDHIKWFNNRLSDNNCEYFIAYDGINRVGSIRFDITNNNALLSYLIDPEFHGKGFGTQILKDGIAKLKNIRNDVDIISGFVIPENKASVYIFNKLQFDVETVEDNLYFSLKIK